One Alnus glutinosa chromosome 3, dhAlnGlut1.1, whole genome shotgun sequence genomic region harbors:
- the LOC133863683 gene encoding metal tolerance protein 1-like: MGEQTSQTGQIIEISVDVPTGERSTGGSKFCGEAPCGFSDAGSYSKDAKERSTSIRKLLIAVILCVVFMSVEVAGGIEANSLAILTDAAHLLSDVASFAISLFSLWAAGWEATPRQSYGFFRIEILGALVSIQMIWLLAGILVYEAILRIINDTGEVNGLLMFIVATFGLVVNIIMAVLLGHDHGHGHDEHNHGHSHGMTISAPHHHHHEEHPEDAHHHGHEDPAHHHGHEDPAHHHGYEDPAHHHVHEDPAHHHGHEDDADHHGNPAEPLLDKPKNGHEQKKRNINVQGAYLHVLGDSIQSVGVMIGGAVIWYKPEWKIVDVICTLVFSVIVLGTTIKMIRNILDVLMESTPREIDATKLEKGLLEMEEVVAIHELHIWAITVGKVLLACHVKIMPEANADMVLDNVINYIRREYNISHVTIQIER; this comes from the coding sequence ATGGGAGAGCAAACTTCTCAAACTGGGCAGATTATTGAAATCAGTGTAGATGTCCCTACTGGAGAGAGGAGCACAGGTGGGAGTAAGTTTTGTGGGGAAGCACCTTGTGGATTCTCTGATGCTGGATCCTACTCTAAGGATGCTAAAGAACGATCAACTTCGATTCGCAAGCTTTTAATTGCAGTAATACTTTGTGTTGTCTTCATGAGCGTTGAAGTAGCTGGTGGCATCGAAGCCAATAGTCTAGCAATATTGACTGATGCAGCACATTTGCTTTCAGATGTTGCATCTTTTGCAATCTCCTTGTTCTCTTTATGGGCTGCTGGCTGGGAAGCCACTCCCCGGCAGTCGTATGGATTTTTTAGGATTGAGATTCTTGGTGCTTTGGTTTCTATCCAAATGATATGGTTGCTTGCAGGGATTTTGGTATATGAAGCCATTCTTAGAATTATTAATGACACAGGTGAGGTGAATGGCTTGTTAATGTTCATTGTTGCTACATTTGGCCTAGTGGTTAATATCATTATGGCTGTGTTATTGGGCCATGATCATGGCCATGGACATGATGAACATAATCATGGCCACAGCCACGGAATGACAATTTCtgctcctcatcatcatcatcatgagGAACACCCAGAAGATGCACACCATCATGGTCATGAAGATCCTGCGCACCATCATGGTCATGAAGATCCTGCTCACCATCATGGTTATGAAGATCCTGCGCACCATCATGTTCATGAAGATCCTGCACACCATCATGGTCATGAAGATGATGCAGACCATCATGGAAATCCTGCTGAACCACTGCTGGATAAACCAAAAAATGGACATGAACAGAAGAAGAGGAATATAAATGTACAGGGAGCTTATCTCCATGTACTTGGGGACTCTATCCAGAGTGTTGGGGTAATGATTGGAGGAGCAGTCATATGGTATAAGCCTGAGTGGAAAATAGTTGATGTGATTTGCACCCTAGTTTTTTCTGTAATCGTTTTAGGGACCACCATCAAAATGATCCGGAACATACTTGATGTCCTGATGGAGAGCACACCAAGAGAGATCGATGCAACAAAGCTCGAAAAGGGGCTATTAGAAATGGAAGAAGTGGTGGCCATTCATGAGCTCCATATATGGGCTATCACAGTGGGGAAGGTCCTGTTGGCTTGCCATGTCAAAATCATGCCAGAAGCAAATGCAGACATGGTGCTGGACAATGTGATAAATTACATCCGAAGGGAGTATAACATAAGTCATGTAACCATACAGATAGAGCGTTAG
- the LOC133863825 gene encoding two-component response regulator-like APRR3 isoform X2 produces MGEAVVSGGEGMGAENDGAGEVVRWERLRVLLVEADYSTRQIITAILRKCSYRVAAVSDGLKAWETLKGRPHSIDLVLTEVELPSISGFALLSLVMEHDVCKNIPVIMMSSHDSIGMVLKCMLKGAADFLIKPVRKNELRNLWQHVWRRHTLAGRQVPQNLAVPQQKVEGTSENNASSNHSSECVASTHRKKESSEKGSDAQSSCTTRYMEAESADMQNMQGLSQMKCVSASNLSNTDMEKHGGCAKLDQESVLPESENGEKSKRLGSEVAPYREANNSTLLRLKEDQACAETMSQNEVVQAESNRGNANTASEIHSCDDELVEPSNGAIDLIGTFDNRPKCTDGNSSYKDGSTKKFEFVPHLELSLRRTCPSSSNYQGTDERHTLIHSNASAFSWYNSCKMLQPLLPTLSSNCTKSKEGASKSYELSSNQLSGSTNGTFLQSSAILSNSQENMPTLVIGQSGQGELQFPSHQLGMIPVPGNSPFLPSMFYTQSGLPPEWSPKPACERDHSPFPSSASLQSNPEIPNSELGYNQSDETTNDSTHQAVHEENDLEHAEEIRHGFPAAGQNTTSSLCYDAVDHTNAYGSSSTKRDEAATAPERWNESGLSIHDGSRGMDSLRSSQREAALTKFRLKRKDRCFEKKVRYQSRKRLAEQCPRVKGQFVRQVKTDPPVGDANGCL; encoded by the exons ATGGGTGAAGCGGTGGTGAGCGGTGGGGAGGGCATGGGGGCGGAGAATGACGGGGCAGGGGAGGTGGTGAGGTGGGAGAGGTTGAGGGTTCTTCTGGTCGAAGCCGACTATTCCACTCGGCAGATTATCACCGCGATTCTCCGGAAATGCAGTTACAGAG TTGCAGCAGTTTCTGATGGACTAAAGGCATGGGAGACATTAAAGGGGAGACCTCATAGCATAGATCTCGTATTAACTGAAGTGGAATTGCCGTCAATATCTGGATTTGCACTTCTTTCTTTAGTCATGGAGCATGACGTTTGCAAAAATATTCCTGTTATAA TGATGTCTTCGCATGATTCAATTGGCATGGTATTGAAATGCATGTTAAAAGGTGCAGCTGACTTTCTCATAAAGCCTGTTAGGAAGAATGAGCTGAGGAACCTTTGGCAGCATGTATGGAGAAGGCACACT CTGGCTGGTCGACAAGTTCCTCAAAACTTGGCTGTTCCACAGCAAAAAGTTGAAGGCACTTCTGAAAATAATGCATCAAGCAATCATTCAAGTGAATGTGTGGCTTCTACACACAGAAAAAAGGAATCCAGTGAGAAAGGGAGTGATGCCCAG AGCTCTTGTACAACGCGTTACATGGAAGCTGAAAGTGCAGACATGCAAAATATGCAGGGTCTTTCTCAGATGAAGTGTGTGAGTGCTTCAAATTTGAGCAACACTGACATGGAGAAGCATGGAGGGTGTGCTAAGTTGGATCAGGAATCAGTTTTGCCTGAGAGTGAAAATGGAG AGAAATCAAAAAGATTGGGATCAGAGGTTGCACCCTACAGAGAAGCCAATAACTCAACTCTTTTGAGATTGAAAGAAGACCAAGCCTGTGCTGAAACAATGAGTCAAAATGAGGTTGTGCAAGCAGAAAGTAATAGAGGCAATGCTAATACTGCTAGTGAGATTCACAGCTGTGATGATGAACTGGTTGAACCTTCTAATGGAGCTATTGACTTGATTGGCACATTTGATAATCGCCCAAAGTGCACTGATGGGAACTCTAGTTATAAAGATGGCAGCACAAAAAAGTTCGAATTTGTTCCACATTTGGAACTTTCATTGAGAAGAACTTGCCCAAGCAGCTCAAATTACCAAGGGACTGATGAAAGGCATACCCTGATCCATTCTAATGCGTCTGCATTTTCATG GTATAACAGTTGTAAGATGCTGCAACCCCTTCTACCAACACTGTCCAGCAATTGTACTAAGTCGAAGGAGGGTGCAAGTAAATCCTATGAACTGTCATCCAATCAGCTCTCTGGAAGTACCAATGGCACTTTTCTCCAAAGTAGTGCCATATTGAGTAATAGTCAGGAAAATATGCCCACTTTGGTCATTGGTCAATCCGGACAAGGTGAACTACAGTTTCCAAGTCATCAGCTTGGGATGATACCTGTCCCAGGAAACAGTCCTTTTCTCCCATCCATGTTTTATACTCAATCTGGTCTACCCCCTGAGTGGAGTCCCAAACCTGCCTGTGAGCGAGATCACTCCCCCTTTCCTTCAAGTGCCTCACTTCAATCCAATCCTGAAATTCCCAACTCAGAACTAGGTTATAACCAATCTGATGAGACTACCAACGATTCCACTCATCAAGCTGTGCACGAGGAGAATGATTTGGAGCATGCGGAGGAAATTAGACATGGTTTTCCTGCTGCTGGTCAGAATACTACTAGTAGCTTATGCTATGATGCTGTAGATCATACTAATGCATATGGGAGCAGTTCCACTAAGAGAGATGAGGCTGCCACTGCCCCTGAGAGATGGAATGAAAGTGGTCTTTCTATTCATGATGGATCTAGAGGGATGGACTCACTTCGCTCTTCCCAAAGGGAAGCAGCTCTCACAAAGTTCCGACTGAAGCGGAAAGATCGATGCTTTGAGAAAAAG GTCCGATATCAGAGCCGGAAGAGACTGGCGGAGCAATGTCCTCGAGTGAAAGGACAGTTTGTGCGCCAGGTGAAGACTGACCCTCCAGTTGGTGACGCCAATGGTTGTTTATGA
- the LOC133863923 gene encoding NDR1/HIN1-like protein 12 — protein sequence MPKGGGGMSSAKDPRQAVCTCITIFLLLVGVTALTLWLVYRPHKPQFKVVGAAVYEINASVPPLISITMQFTVVTRNPNRRVSIYYDKLSAFVSYRDQAITPQVMLPPLYHEKHSTVVVSPLVGGGSVPVSVEVANGLVADEAYGVVGLRLVLLGRLRWKAGAIRTGHYGVYVKCDTLVGLKRDFVGQLPLLGSPGCKVDI from the coding sequence ATGCCCAAAGGAGGAGGAGGCATGAGTTCAGCCAAAGACCCGCGCCAAGCTGTCTGTACATGCATCACTATCTTTCTCCTCCTAGTTGGTGTAACAGCGCTCACCCTTTGGCTAGTCTACCGCCCCCACAAGCCACAGTTCAAGGTAGTCGGCGCCGCCGTCTACGAGATCAACGCCTCGGTACCCCCGCTCATCTCCATCACCATGCAGTTCACCGTCGTCACGAGAAACCCCAACAGGCGCGTGTCCATTTACTATGACAAGCTTTCAGCTTTCGTATCCTACAGAGACCAAGCCATCACGCCCCAGGTGATGCTGCCTCCGTTGTACCACGAGAAGCACAGCACCGTCGTAGTCTCGCCGTTGGTCGGCGGCGGGTCGGTTCCGGTGTCGGTGGAGGTGGCGAATGGGTTGGTGGCGGATGAGGCGTATGGGGTGGTGGGATTGAGGTTGGTTTTGTTGGGGAGGCTGAGGTGGAAGGCTGGGGCTATAAGGACGGGGCACTATGGGGTTTATGTGAAATGCGATACCTTGGTGGGTTTGAAGCGAGACTTTGTGGGTCAGTTGCCTTTGCTCGGATCTCCTGGATGCAAAGTGGATATATGA
- the LOC133863825 gene encoding two-component response regulator-like APRR3 isoform X1 produces MGEAVVSGGEGMGAENDGAGEVVRWERLRVLLVEADYSTRQIITAILRKCSYRVAAVSDGLKAWETLKGRPHSIDLVLTEVELPSISGFALLSLVMEHDVCKNIPVIMMSSHDSIGMVLKCMLKGAADFLIKPVRKNELRNLWQHVWRRHTLAGRQVPQNLAVPQQKVEGTSENNASSNHSSECVASTHRKKESSEKGSDAQSSCTTRYMEAESADMQNMQGLSQMKCVSASNLSNTDMEKHGGCAKLDQESVLPESENGESTRGKSDKLITAEKSKRLGSEVAPYREANNSTLLRLKEDQACAETMSQNEVVQAESNRGNANTASEIHSCDDELVEPSNGAIDLIGTFDNRPKCTDGNSSYKDGSTKKFEFVPHLELSLRRTCPSSSNYQGTDERHTLIHSNASAFSWYNSCKMLQPLLPTLSSNCTKSKEGASKSYELSSNQLSGSTNGTFLQSSAILSNSQENMPTLVIGQSGQGELQFPSHQLGMIPVPGNSPFLPSMFYTQSGLPPEWSPKPACERDHSPFPSSASLQSNPEIPNSELGYNQSDETTNDSTHQAVHEENDLEHAEEIRHGFPAAGQNTTSSLCYDAVDHTNAYGSSSTKRDEAATAPERWNESGLSIHDGSRGMDSLRSSQREAALTKFRLKRKDRCFEKKVRYQSRKRLAEQCPRVKGQFVRQVKTDPPVGDANGCL; encoded by the exons ATGGGTGAAGCGGTGGTGAGCGGTGGGGAGGGCATGGGGGCGGAGAATGACGGGGCAGGGGAGGTGGTGAGGTGGGAGAGGTTGAGGGTTCTTCTGGTCGAAGCCGACTATTCCACTCGGCAGATTATCACCGCGATTCTCCGGAAATGCAGTTACAGAG TTGCAGCAGTTTCTGATGGACTAAAGGCATGGGAGACATTAAAGGGGAGACCTCATAGCATAGATCTCGTATTAACTGAAGTGGAATTGCCGTCAATATCTGGATTTGCACTTCTTTCTTTAGTCATGGAGCATGACGTTTGCAAAAATATTCCTGTTATAA TGATGTCTTCGCATGATTCAATTGGCATGGTATTGAAATGCATGTTAAAAGGTGCAGCTGACTTTCTCATAAAGCCTGTTAGGAAGAATGAGCTGAGGAACCTTTGGCAGCATGTATGGAGAAGGCACACT CTGGCTGGTCGACAAGTTCCTCAAAACTTGGCTGTTCCACAGCAAAAAGTTGAAGGCACTTCTGAAAATAATGCATCAAGCAATCATTCAAGTGAATGTGTGGCTTCTACACACAGAAAAAAGGAATCCAGTGAGAAAGGGAGTGATGCCCAG AGCTCTTGTACAACGCGTTACATGGAAGCTGAAAGTGCAGACATGCAAAATATGCAGGGTCTTTCTCAGATGAAGTGTGTGAGTGCTTCAAATTTGAGCAACACTGACATGGAGAAGCATGGAGGGTGTGCTAAGTTGGATCAGGAATCAGTTTTGCCTGAGAGTGAAAATGGAG AATCAACAAGGGGAAAATCTGACAAGCTAATTACTGCAGAGAAATCAAAAAGATTGGGATCAGAGGTTGCACCCTACAGAGAAGCCAATAACTCAACTCTTTTGAGATTGAAAGAAGACCAAGCCTGTGCTGAAACAATGAGTCAAAATGAGGTTGTGCAAGCAGAAAGTAATAGAGGCAATGCTAATACTGCTAGTGAGATTCACAGCTGTGATGATGAACTGGTTGAACCTTCTAATGGAGCTATTGACTTGATTGGCACATTTGATAATCGCCCAAAGTGCACTGATGGGAACTCTAGTTATAAAGATGGCAGCACAAAAAAGTTCGAATTTGTTCCACATTTGGAACTTTCATTGAGAAGAACTTGCCCAAGCAGCTCAAATTACCAAGGGACTGATGAAAGGCATACCCTGATCCATTCTAATGCGTCTGCATTTTCATG GTATAACAGTTGTAAGATGCTGCAACCCCTTCTACCAACACTGTCCAGCAATTGTACTAAGTCGAAGGAGGGTGCAAGTAAATCCTATGAACTGTCATCCAATCAGCTCTCTGGAAGTACCAATGGCACTTTTCTCCAAAGTAGTGCCATATTGAGTAATAGTCAGGAAAATATGCCCACTTTGGTCATTGGTCAATCCGGACAAGGTGAACTACAGTTTCCAAGTCATCAGCTTGGGATGATACCTGTCCCAGGAAACAGTCCTTTTCTCCCATCCATGTTTTATACTCAATCTGGTCTACCCCCTGAGTGGAGTCCCAAACCTGCCTGTGAGCGAGATCACTCCCCCTTTCCTTCAAGTGCCTCACTTCAATCCAATCCTGAAATTCCCAACTCAGAACTAGGTTATAACCAATCTGATGAGACTACCAACGATTCCACTCATCAAGCTGTGCACGAGGAGAATGATTTGGAGCATGCGGAGGAAATTAGACATGGTTTTCCTGCTGCTGGTCAGAATACTACTAGTAGCTTATGCTATGATGCTGTAGATCATACTAATGCATATGGGAGCAGTTCCACTAAGAGAGATGAGGCTGCCACTGCCCCTGAGAGATGGAATGAAAGTGGTCTTTCTATTCATGATGGATCTAGAGGGATGGACTCACTTCGCTCTTCCCAAAGGGAAGCAGCTCTCACAAAGTTCCGACTGAAGCGGAAAGATCGATGCTTTGAGAAAAAG GTCCGATATCAGAGCCGGAAGAGACTGGCGGAGCAATGTCCTCGAGTGAAAGGACAGTTTGTGCGCCAGGTGAAGACTGACCCTCCAGTTGGTGACGCCAATGGTTGTTTATGA
- the LOC133862694 gene encoding 28 kDa ribonucleoprotein, chloroplastic has protein sequence MASTCIVGLLTPSSSKSLVSSRAGASGGAVKRFVSCSCSLFPSSNEFGYQGISCSSALGPIARARFSGVLGVVGEEDTVVAEGSNANVDYKNDGVLGQECKTRTRPCELYVCNLPTSCGIAELLEMLKPFGTVLSVEISRNAETGVSRGCGFVTMSSVNAAKLAIAALDGSDVGGREMRVTFSVDMNPRRRNSEALNSVPNKEIVYESSHKLYVGNLPRDVKPENLRNHFSQFGTLVSARVLHDRKAGKNRCYGFLSFSSAAERDAAISLSGTEFLGRTIVVRQGVERTKP, from the exons ATGGCGAGCACTTGCATCGTTGGTTTATTAACCCCGTCATCCTCTAAATCTTTGGTTTCCAGCAGAGCCGGAGCTAGTGGTGGTGCGGTGAAACGGTTCGTTTCGTGTTCGTGCTCTTTGTTCCCTTCCTCCAACGAGTTCGGCTACCAGGGGATCTCGTGCTCTTCGGCGTTGGGGCCTATTGCCAGAGCTAGGTTTTCGGGAGTTTTGGGCGTTGTGGGCGAAGAGGACACAGTGGTTGCGGAGGGGAGTAATGCTAATGTGGACTACAAGAACGACGGCGTCTTGGGGCAGGAATGTAAGACGCGGACCCGACCATGTGAGCTCTACGTGTGTAATCTCCCCACGAGTTGCGGCATTGCAGAGCTGCTTGAAATGCTTAAGCCTTTTGGAACTGTACTATCTGTCGAG ATTTCCCGGAATGCTGAGACAGGTGTAAGTCGGGGATGCGGTTTCGTGACAATGAGTTCAGTAAATGCAGCAAAACTTGCAATTGCTGCGCTGGATGGATCT GATGTTGGCGGCCGAGAAATGCGGGTTACATTTTCGGTTGATATGAATCCTAGGAGGAGGAATTCTGAGGCATTGAATTCAGTGCCCAATAAAGAGATAGTATATGAAAGTTCTCACAAGCTATATGTGGGCAATCTTCCCCGCGATGTTAAACCTGAAAATTTGAGGAATCATTTTAGTCAATTTGGGACTTTGGTTAGTGCAAGAGTGTTGCATGATCGAAAAGCAGGAAAAAACCGTTGTTATGggtttctctccttttcttcagCTGCAGAACGTGATGCAGCTATATCTTTAAGTGGAACA GAGTTCCTTGGTAGAACAATAGTAGTTAGACAAGGCGTGGAAAGGACCAAGCCCTAA